The following proteins come from a genomic window of Mucinivorans hirudinis:
- a CDS encoding Acetylornithine aminotransferase, producing MNGDINRLFEPSISYNDMIRTQFLEHIAQTSPAPLMIEVERAEGIYLYTPRGERYVDLVSGVSVSNVGHANGEVVEAVQRQAADYMHTMVYGETVMRPQVEYARLLAEYLPENLNSVYFVNSGAEAVEGAMKLAKRQTGRSEIVSMRGAYHGSTQGAMSIMGDEFFKSAFRPLLPDCRHIRYNSVEDLELITERTAAVVAECIQGEAGVRLPNEGYLQALRTRCDEVGALLILDEIQTAFGRCGAMFAMELSGVVPDILCLAKALGGGMPLGAFVSSREIMQSLTHNPVLGHITTFGGHPVCCAAGKAAMGYIIKNDLVANSRTRGEQFRALLKNYEVRGEGLLMAVELGSAEKMYRAVAQLKERGYMSDWFLFCDTAFRISPPLTITAEQVERCCGDIIDIL from the coding sequence TTGAATGGTGATATAAATCGACTGTTTGAACCCTCAATTTCATATAATGATATGATTCGCACTCAATTTTTGGAGCATATCGCACAAACATCTCCCGCACCGCTGATGATTGAGGTGGAGCGGGCTGAGGGGATATATCTATATACGCCCCGGGGGGAGCGTTATGTCGATTTGGTATCGGGGGTGTCGGTGAGCAATGTGGGGCACGCCAATGGTGAGGTGGTTGAGGCGGTGCAAAGGCAGGCTGCCGACTATATGCACACGATGGTCTACGGCGAGACGGTGATGCGCCCACAGGTGGAGTATGCACGACTACTTGCGGAGTATCTGCCTGAAAATCTAAACTCTGTATATTTCGTAAACTCGGGTGCAGAGGCTGTGGAGGGGGCGATGAAGTTGGCGAAACGGCAGACGGGACGGAGCGAGATTGTTTCGATGCGGGGAGCGTATCACGGCTCGACGCAGGGGGCGATGAGCATTATGGGCGATGAGTTCTTTAAGAGCGCATTTCGCCCCTTGTTGCCTGATTGTAGGCATATTAGATACAATAGCGTGGAGGATTTGGAGCTGATAACCGAGCGCACGGCGGCAGTTGTTGCCGAGTGTATTCAGGGTGAGGCGGGAGTTCGCCTGCCAAACGAAGGTTATTTACAGGCACTACGCACGAGGTGCGACGAGGTTGGTGCGCTGCTAATTTTAGACGAAATTCAGACCGCCTTTGGGCGTTGCGGAGCGATGTTTGCGATGGAGCTGAGCGGTGTTGTGCCCGATATTCTATGTTTGGCAAAAGCACTGGGAGGAGGTATGCCGCTGGGGGCTTTTGTCAGCTCGCGCGAGATTATGCAGTCGCTAACTCATAACCCGGTTCTGGGACATATCACCACCTTTGGCGGGCATCCGGTATGCTGCGCGGCTGGAAAGGCGGCTATGGGTTATATTATTAAAAATGACCTTGTTGCAAATTCACGCACACGGGGTGAGCAGTTCCGCGCGTTGCTCAAAAATTACGAGGTGCGGGGCGAGGGGTTGTTGATGGCTGTGGAGTTGGGAAGTGCCGAAAAGATGTATCGCGCAGTGGCTCAGCTCAAAGAGCGCGGATATATGAGTGATTGGTTTCTCTTTTGCGACACTGCATTCAGGATTTCGCCGCCGCTGACAATCACTGCCGAGCAGGTGGAGCGGTGTTGTGGGGATATTATTGATATTCTCTAA
- a CDS encoding Preprotein translocase subunit YajC gives MTINTFLLQAESAESAAGGGFQMIIMMVLIFGVMYFLMIRPQQKRQKELNKFRNTLEKGTKIITAGGIYGVIKEVKETSVLIEVDSNVTLRVDKTMVMRDASDAAAAAQQQK, from the coding sequence ATGACAATCAACACATTTCTATTACAAGCAGAGTCTGCCGAGAGTGCAGCAGGCGGTGGTTTTCAGATGATTATTATGATGGTGCTGATATTCGGGGTTATGTATTTCCTGATGATTCGCCCACAACAGAAACGTCAAAAGGAGTTGAATAAATTCCGTAACACGCTGGAAAAAGGTACAAAAATTATCACGGCAGGCGGAATATATGGCGTCATTAAAGAGGTGAAAGAGACTTCAGTTCTTATTGAGGTCGATAGCAATGTAACACTTCGCGTGGACAAAACTATGGTTATGCGCGATGCTTCGGATGCGGCGGCAGCAGCACAACAACAGAAATAG
- a CDS encoding Transcription termination protein NusB — MLFELIVDVADYAEQRIEIGMAKLRPTEQEKNPNTRFIRNRVVEQLRTSDSLTIAAKGLKWGENKQLVKELYKQLIDSAHYKAYMAAPGDSFEADKKLVINFYKTQIEDNELLELQLEDLSIFWNDDTNFALGHVISTLASLREGEDLEIMPMYKNEEDEEYADELYRRALVNAKEYFGYIEKFANNWDFERIALMDKVIIESAIAELITFPSIPVKVTLDEFIEISKYYSTPNSSTFINGIIDRAITELTAEGKIAKSGRGLIE, encoded by the coding sequence ATGCTCTTTGAGTTGATTGTTGATGTGGCGGACTATGCCGAGCAAAGAATTGAAATAGGAATGGCGAAACTTCGCCCTACTGAACAAGAAAAGAATCCCAATACCCGTTTTATCCGAAACCGCGTTGTTGAGCAGCTTCGCACAAGCGACAGCCTCACCATAGCTGCAAAGGGACTTAAATGGGGTGAAAACAAACAACTTGTAAAAGAGTTGTATAAACAACTTATCGACTCAGCCCACTACAAGGCGTATATGGCAGCCCCGGGCGATAGCTTCGAGGCTGACAAGAAATTGGTTATTAACTTCTATAAAACTCAGATTGAGGATAACGAGCTGCTGGAGTTGCAGTTGGAGGATTTGTCAATCTTTTGGAACGATGATACCAACTTCGCGCTGGGGCACGTCATCTCGACTCTTGCGAGCCTTAGGGAGGGTGAGGATTTGGAGATTATGCCGATGTACAAGAACGAGGAGGACGAGGAGTATGCCGATGAGCTGTATCGCCGGGCGCTGGTCAATGCGAAAGAGTACTTCGGCTACATCGAAAAATTTGCCAACAACTGGGATTTCGAGCGTATAGCGCTGATGGATAAGGTTATAATAGAATCTGCCATAGCCGAGCTGATAACATTTCCTTCGATACCGGTCAAGGTTACTTTGGACGAATTTATCGAAATATCGAAATATTACTCCACGCCCAACAGCAGCACTTTCATTAATGGCATCATAGACCGCGCTATTACAGAACTGACTGCCGAAGGAAAAATTGCTAAAAGCGGACGCGGGCTCATTGAGTAA
- a CDS encoding Inner membrane protein translocase component YidC, long form — MNKNTLIGLLLIGVILFGFSWYNNKQYQEQQAVRDKQAREQFVRDSTARANAPKPEVIAPSAELLAADSLRKAQEEKALGEIARAKTGTQELTTLENDLFVITFSNRGGRIAAVELKDYKKYGGDPLMLFTDKGSKFGLQLYIPELINTGDLYFTLANKTENSISYRLAADSANYIEFNYAIQKDNYMMDFSVDLSHFKGRLAQNQPDIKLDWNIVSPQEEKGFQNENQYTTVAYRFPGVDGIEELGVSDKDKSEEIPTKVEWVAFKQQFFSSIIVYKDGFVNNKLAFNTFPPTDKNIKDFSAQLTLPYTPETMKYDFNLYFGPNKFTTLNSYEGMYFEKLVPLGWGIFGWVNRWLVIPIFDFLSKYIVNMGIIILILTLIIKIIILPLTYKSYLSTAKMRLLKPDIEKLSEKYPKKEDAMKKQQAMMELYKKAGVSPMGGCIPMLIQLPILFAMFRFFPTAIELRGKSFLWAEDLSSYDSIWTFPDGFSIPFYGDHISLFTLLMAVSLYLTSKINYAQQPMSSNQMPGMKFMMLYMMPIMLLLWFNNYSAGLSWYYLLSNIITLGQTYLFRFAVSDDKLHQQMKENAKKPVKKSKWAERIEQMQKQAQAQQSTNQQARNKKK; from the coding sequence ATGAACAAAAACACACTCATAGGTTTACTCTTAATCGGAGTTATACTCTTCGGATTCTCGTGGTATAACAACAAGCAATATCAAGAGCAGCAGGCTGTTCGCGATAAGCAAGCGCGCGAACAATTTGTACGCGATTCAACAGCACGCGCCAATGCTCCCAAACCCGAAGTAATTGCCCCAAGCGCAGAACTACTTGCTGCCGACTCACTTAGAAAGGCGCAGGAGGAGAAAGCACTCGGCGAAATAGCACGTGCAAAAACGGGCACGCAGGAACTCACAACGCTCGAAAACGACCTTTTTGTGATAACATTCTCCAACAGGGGGGGGCGCATCGCAGCTGTCGAGCTAAAGGATTACAAAAAGTATGGTGGCGACCCGTTGATGCTCTTCACCGATAAAGGGTCTAAGTTCGGCTTGCAACTATATATTCCTGAGTTGATTAACACGGGAGATTTGTACTTCACGCTTGCCAACAAAACCGAAAACTCAATCAGCTACCGTTTGGCTGCCGACTCGGCTAACTATATCGAGTTCAACTATGCTATCCAAAAGGATAACTATATGATGGACTTTTCGGTGGATTTGTCACATTTCAAGGGACGTTTGGCGCAAAACCAACCTGATATAAAGTTGGATTGGAATATTGTCTCGCCACAGGAGGAGAAGGGTTTTCAGAATGAAAATCAATACACTACGGTTGCTTATCGCTTCCCCGGAGTGGATGGCATCGAGGAGCTTGGCGTGAGCGACAAGGATAAGAGTGAAGAGATACCCACCAAAGTTGAGTGGGTCGCCTTCAAACAACAGTTCTTTAGCTCGATAATTGTTTATAAGGATGGTTTTGTAAATAACAAATTGGCTTTCAATACCTTTCCACCGACCGATAAAAATATCAAAGATTTTTCGGCTCAACTGACTCTCCCCTACACCCCCGAGACGATGAAGTATGATTTCAACCTCTACTTCGGTCCCAACAAGTTCACCACGCTCAACTCTTATGAGGGTATGTACTTCGAAAAACTTGTTCCGCTGGGCTGGGGTATTTTCGGCTGGGTAAACCGTTGGCTGGTGATTCCGATTTTCGATTTCCTGAGCAAGTATATCGTAAATATGGGTATCATAATTTTGATATTGACACTCATAATCAAAATTATTATCCTGCCTCTCACATACAAATCGTACCTTAGCACGGCGAAAATGCGCCTTTTGAAGCCTGATATTGAAAAGCTGAGCGAGAAATATCCCAAGAAAGAGGATGCAATGAAGAAGCAGCAGGCAATGATGGAGCTCTACAAGAAGGCGGGAGTAAGCCCAATGGGCGGTTGTATTCCGATGTTGATTCAGTTGCCGATTCTCTTTGCTATGTTCCGATTCTTCCCCACGGCTATCGAGCTGCGCGGCAAGTCGTTCCTGTGGGCAGAAGACCTTTCGAGTTATGATAGCATTTGGACTTTCCCCGACGGTTTTTCGATACCCTTCTATGGCGACCACATAAGCCTCTTCACGTTGTTGATGGCTGTTTCGCTCTACCTAACCTCTAAGATTAACTATGCGCAGCAACCGATGAGCTCTAACCAAATGCCCGGTATGAAGTTTATGATGTTGTATATGATGCCCATTATGTTGCTTTTGTGGTTCAATAACTATTCGGCGGGTCTGTCGTGGTACTATTTGTTGTCCAATATTATAACACTCGGGCAGACCTATCTCTTCAGATTTGCTGTGAGCGATGATAAGTTGCACCAACAGATGAAGGAAAATGCCAAAAAACCAGTAAAGAAATCGAAGTGGGCAGAGCGCATCGAGCAGATGCAGAAGCAGGCACAAGCGCAGCAATCTACAAACCAGCAGGCGCGCAATAAGAAGAAATAG
- a CDS encoding CTP synthase, which translates to MTKYIFVTGGVASSLGKGIISASLARLLQSRGYSVTIQKLDPYINVDPGTLNPYEHGECYVTEDGAETDLDLGHYERFTGRPTSQANNVTTGRIYQNVINKERRGEFLGKTVQVVPHITDEIKRCIQLLGNKKKFDIVITEIGGTVGDIESLPYVEAVRQLRYDLGYGNSLVIHLTLIPYMSASGELKTKPTQHSVRMLLENGVQPDILVLRTEHELTNDVKRKVAQFCNVEPEAVVQSIDVPTIYEVPLRMLSQNLDIVALRKLGLDTERPADLEKWVDFVDKVKNPKGEVHIGLVGKYTELPDAYKSIAEAFIHGGASNGVKVRLEYINSEKITKKNIDEKLGHLGGILVAPGFGHRGLEGKILAVQYAREKWMPFFGICLGMQCSVIEFARNVLGMSEANSTETAPTPVPVIDLMESQKGITEKGGTMRLGAYPCRLEVGSRAYAAYGSELISERHRHRYEFNNNYLEQIEAAGMKATGVNPETGLVEIVEIPSHPWFVGVQFHPEYKSTVQNPHPLFVDFVRAAIEYKK; encoded by the coding sequence ATGACTAAATATATTTTTGTTACCGGCGGTGTGGCATCCTCTTTGGGAAAGGGGATTATTTCGGCTTCATTGGCAAGACTGCTTCAATCGCGTGGATATTCTGTTACTATTCAGAAACTAGACCCCTACATCAATGTGGACCCCGGCACGCTAAACCCCTATGAGCACGGTGAGTGTTACGTTACCGAAGATGGGGCGGAAACAGACCTTGACTTGGGTCATTATGAGCGATTTACGGGTCGCCCCACCTCGCAGGCTAACAACGTTACCACGGGGCGGATTTATCAGAATGTGATAAATAAGGAGCGGCGGGGCGAATTTCTGGGTAAGACCGTGCAGGTTGTACCCCACATAACCGACGAGATTAAACGTTGCATTCAGCTGCTTGGCAACAAAAAGAAGTTCGACATTGTTATCACAGAAATAGGTGGTACAGTGGGAGATATAGAGTCGTTACCATATGTGGAGGCTGTGCGTCAGTTGCGCTATGACCTCGGATATGGCAACTCGCTGGTTATCCACCTAACCTTGATTCCGTATATGAGCGCATCGGGAGAGTTGAAGACCAAGCCCACCCAACACTCCGTTAGAATGCTGCTGGAGAATGGAGTACAGCCTGATATTTTGGTTCTCAGGACTGAACACGAACTCACTAATGATGTCAAGAGAAAGGTGGCACAGTTCTGCAACGTTGAACCTGAGGCTGTCGTGCAGTCTATTGACGTTCCCACAATCTATGAAGTGCCGCTGAGAATGTTGTCTCAAAATCTTGATATTGTTGCACTTCGCAAACTTGGACTTGACACTGAACGCCCTGCCGATTTGGAGAAGTGGGTGGACTTTGTGGATAAGGTAAAGAATCCCAAAGGTGAGGTTCACATCGGGCTTGTCGGAAAATATACGGAGCTTCCGGATGCTTATAAGTCTATTGCAGAGGCATTTATCCACGGTGGAGCATCAAATGGAGTGAAGGTGCGTTTGGAGTATATCAACTCCGAAAAGATTACCAAGAAAAATATTGATGAAAAATTGGGGCATCTGGGCGGAATTTTGGTTGCGCCGGGCTTTGGTCATCGCGGTTTGGAGGGTAAGATTCTTGCCGTTCAATATGCGCGAGAGAAGTGGATGCCATTTTTTGGCATCTGTCTCGGTATGCAATGTTCGGTGATAGAGTTTGCGCGTAATGTACTGGGAATGAGCGAGGCTAACTCCACCGAGACTGCCCCTACGCCTGTTCCGGTGATTGACCTGATGGAGAGCCAGAAGGGTATAACAGAGAAGGGTGGTACGATGCGTTTGGGTGCATATCCCTGCCGGTTGGAGGTTGGTTCGCGAGCCTATGCTGCCTATGGCAGTGAGTTGATAAGCGAGCGCCATCGCCACCGTTATGAGTTCAATAACAACTACTTGGAACAGATAGAGGCTGCGGGTATGAAGGCAACGGGGGTCAATCCGGAGACGGGTTTGGTCGAGATTGTGGAGATACCGTCTCACCCGTGGTTTGTGGGAGTGCAGTTCCACCCCGAGTATAAGAGCACCGTTCAGAATCCGCATCCTTTATTTGTGGACTTTGTGCGGGCGGCAATAGAATACAAAAAATAG
- a CDS encoding UDP-GlcNAc-specific C4,6 dehydratase/C5 epimerase (PseB) (first step of pseudaminic acid biosynthesis)), whose translation MEKVLILGGTGRLGTMLAARLTDCDVYTLARRTNTKPNHIQADILTFEDYRGFDTVIHCAAMKDVAKCETQIEDCIATNVTATAFALRAARAAGVGKYIYISTDMAVEPQSVYGASKKLADALVIGAAGDGIMQTAVVRLGNIIASEGSIFNTFHRLSNELGYVPVTDERMTRFLMRAEDCADFVIEVARQRDLCGDIFAPRCKSYRVVDVARAVAPDKPQKIVGLRAGDMLAVIMVAQGEVSRTIVEERWYRIGRSSGNLGVSRELNSANNPEFATVEELAALWREISSK comes from the coding sequence ATGGAAAAGGTTCTCATCCTCGGCGGCACGGGCAGGCTCGGTACAATGCTTGCGGCACGGCTCACCGATTGCGACGTGTACACTCTGGCACGTCGAACAAACACAAAACCCAATCATATTCAGGCAGATATTCTCACCTTTGAGGATTACCGGGGATTCGATACGGTGATTCACTGTGCCGCAATGAAAGATGTAGCAAAGTGTGAGACACAGATCGAGGATTGCATCGCCACAAATGTTACAGCGACGGCTTTTGCACTGCGAGCGGCTCGGGCAGCGGGGGTGGGTAAGTATATCTATATCTCGACCGATATGGCGGTTGAGCCGCAGAGTGTGTATGGAGCGTCAAAGAAATTGGCTGACGCTTTGGTGATTGGGGCGGCAGGCGATGGGATTATGCAGACGGCTGTGGTTCGGCTTGGTAATATTATTGCGAGTGAGGGCTCTATATTCAATACTTTTCATAGGCTGAGCAATGAGCTTGGTTATGTGCCTGTTACTGATGAGCGGATGACGCGATTCTTGATGCGGGCAGAGGATTGTGCCGACTTTGTCATCGAGGTAGCGCGGCAGCGGGATTTGTGCGGCGATATTTTTGCACCGCGCTGTAAGTCATATCGAGTAGTGGATGTGGCACGTGCAGTTGCGCCCGATAAGCCTCAGAAAATTGTTGGGCTTCGTGCGGGTGATATGTTGGCGGTGATTATGGTTGCTCAGGGGGAGGTCTCTCGCACGATTGTGGAGGAGCGATGGTATAGGATTGGTAGGAGTAGTGGTAATTTGGGTGTTAGCAGGGAACTAAATTCGGCTAATAATCCCGAATTTGCTACCGTTGAGGAGCTGGCTGCCCTTTGGCGAGAAATTTCCTCAAAATAA
- a CDS encoding Permease of the drug/metabolite transporter (DMT) superfamily, translating to MSSRLKAHLYIITANLMFALNYSYSKSVIPDWMLPEGLCFARIVSAAFFFIGIAFATIRERVERKDILRLALASLLGIGGNQYIFLKGLNLTSPVDSAIIATVGPVLVLIISAFLRTDKITFLKSIGICVGGTGAMLVILYGGITNFGAGHLTGNLLVFLSCLTYAFYLIVVKDLMKKYHPLTVMAWIFGFSSLAVIPVMGGDFVVETKWSEIPPAIWGAIAFVVIGATWVSYFCVASSLRTLKPTTVSIYSYSQPVIASYVAILRGQDAFDWVKLAAAALVFAGVFLVTQSYRFEKKPK from the coding sequence ATGTCATCTCGTCTCAAGGCGCACCTATATATAATCACGGCAAACCTGATGTTTGCTCTGAACTACTCTTACTCCAAGTCGGTGATTCCCGACTGGATGTTGCCCGAGGGGTTGTGCTTTGCCCGTATAGTTTCGGCGGCATTTTTCTTTATCGGCATAGCCTTTGCCACAATTCGCGAAAGGGTCGAGCGCAAAGATATTTTGCGGCTGGCACTCGCCTCGCTCTTGGGAATCGGGGGTAATCAATATATCTTCTTGAAGGGGTTGAACCTCACCTCTCCGGTCGATTCGGCAATTATTGCCACAGTGGGTCCTGTTTTGGTGCTCATCATCAGCGCCTTTTTGCGCACGGACAAGATAACTTTTTTGAAGAGTATCGGCATCTGTGTAGGCGGCACGGGGGCTATGTTGGTGATTCTCTATGGCGGCATCACCAATTTCGGGGCAGGGCATCTCACGGGTAATTTGTTAGTATTTTTAAGCTGCCTGACTTACGCTTTTTACCTGATTGTGGTTAAGGATTTGATGAAAAAATATCATCCGCTCACGGTGATGGCGTGGATTTTCGGTTTTTCGTCTCTGGCTGTAATACCGGTGATGGGTGGTGATTTTGTGGTGGAGACAAAGTGGAGCGAGATTCCGCCGGCAATATGGGGCGCGATTGCCTTTGTGGTGATTGGTGCAACGTGGGTTTCATATTTTTGCGTTGCAAGTTCCCTGCGAACTCTCAAGCCCACTACGGTGAGTATATATTCATATTCTCAGCCTGTTATTGCGTCGTATGTTGCAATATTACGGGGGCAGGATGCGTTTGACTGGGTGAAGTTGGCGGCGGCGGCATTAGTATTTGCGGGGGTGTTTCTTGTAACACAATCCTATCGGTTTGAAAAAAAACCAAAATAA
- a CDS encoding 6-phosphofructokinase, translating to MKKAIAILTGGGPAPGMNSVVGSVAKTFLQKGYQVIGLHEGYSGLFDPTPRTTEIDFLLADDIFNRGGSFLKMSRFKPTDKNFAEDFNLDFFVNNNIVLLVTVGGDDTASTANRVAKFLAEKNYPIANIHVPKTIDNDLPLPNNTPTFGYQSAQEQGTSIARTVYTDARTSENWFIVAAMGRSAGHLAFGIGAACHYPMIVIPEMFNRTEITVEKIVNMVISSIIKRKMMGMNYGAAIISEGVFHSLSDEEIKKSGVTFSYDDHGHPELGKVSKAHIFNEMIENKLKELGIKVKSRPVEIGYEVRCQTPIAYDLEYCSLLGMGVYKLFEAGDTGCMVYVSQAGTVEPIYLKDLQDKNGKIPPRLVDIDSTRVQMVLDNILNYVTEEDYERARIFVKNPEAYDLANILEWK from the coding sequence ATGAAAAAAGCTATTGCAATTCTCACGGGCGGCGGTCCCGCTCCCGGTATGAACTCCGTGGTGGGCAGTGTTGCCAAGACATTCCTGCAAAAAGGTTATCAGGTTATTGGTCTTCACGAGGGCTACTCGGGTCTGTTCGACCCAACGCCTCGCACCACCGAAATTGACTTCCTCTTGGCAGACGATATTTTCAATCGCGGCGGTTCATTCCTCAAAATGAGCCGTTTCAAACCAACCGACAAAAACTTCGCCGAGGATTTTAATTTGGATTTCTTCGTGAACAACAATATCGTACTTTTGGTGACAGTTGGTGGCGACGATACGGCTTCCACAGCAAATCGCGTGGCTAAGTTCTTGGCAGAGAAGAACTACCCTATCGCAAATATCCACGTGCCAAAGACAATCGACAACGACCTCCCACTGCCCAACAACACCCCAACCTTCGGTTACCAATCGGCTCAGGAGCAGGGAACTTCCATTGCACGCACCGTCTACACCGACGCTCGTACTTCGGAAAACTGGTTCATAGTTGCGGCTATGGGGCGCTCGGCAGGACACTTGGCATTCGGTATTGGTGCGGCGTGCCACTATCCGATGATTGTTATCCCCGAAATGTTTAACAGGACTGAAATCACGGTCGAAAAAATCGTCAATATGGTTATCTCCTCTATCATCAAACGTAAGATGATGGGTATGAACTATGGTGCGGCGATTATCTCCGAAGGTGTGTTCCACTCACTCTCGGACGAAGAGATCAAAAAATCGGGCGTAACATTCAGCTACGACGACCACGGACACCCCGAACTTGGCAAAGTGTCCAAAGCTCACATTTTCAATGAAATGATTGAGAACAAGTTGAAGGAATTGGGTATCAAAGTGAAGAGCCGCCCCGTAGAAATAGGTTACGAGGTTCGCTGCCAAACCCCGATTGCCTACGACTTGGAGTATTGCTCCCTGTTGGGTATGGGTGTCTATAAATTGTTCGAGGCGGGTGATACAGGCTGTATGGTCTATGTTTCACAAGCCGGTACAGTTGAGCCTATTTACTTGAAAGATTTGCAGGACAAAAACGGCAAAATCCCTCCACGCTTGGTAGATATTGACTCCACACGCGTTCAAATGGTGTTGGACAATATCCTTAACTACGTAACAGAGGAGGATTACGAACGCGCTCGCATCTTTGTGAAAAATCCCGAGGCGTACGATTTGGCTAATATCCTTGAATGGAAATAA